A genome region from Mastacembelus armatus chromosome 8, fMasArm1.2, whole genome shotgun sequence includes the following:
- the ccdc43 gene encoding coiled-coil domain-containing protein 43 produces the protein MAAPVTDTGGFESWLNDRLDSFEVDREVYGAYILGVLQEEESDEEKEDALQGILSAFLGEDTVEEVCRQIIRQWTTCCSRADARRDADDAEVQAIASMIEKQAQIVVKQKEVSEESKKRKEALLAQYANITDEEDEAEEEEPASCINPAGNEKSLFKNTNVEEVLMRQKQKRDQAREDAQKKKELDKMQREKDKLAKQDRKEKEKKRTQKGERKR, from the exons ATGGCTGCGCCCGTGACCGACACAGGGGGGTTTGAAAGCTGGCTCAATGATCGGCTGGACTCGTTTGAGGTGGACCGGGAGGTGTACGGGGCGTATATTTTAGGGGTCCTGCAAGAAGAGGAGAGCGACGAGGAGAAAGAAGATGCTCTTCAAGGGATTTTATCCGCGTTTCTG GGCGAGGACACAGTGGAAGAGGTCTGCAGACAGATCATCAGGCAGTGGACAACgtgctgcagcagagcagaCGCCAGAAGAGACGCTGATGATG CTGAGGTCCAGGCCATCGCAAGTATGATAGAAAAACAAGCTCAGATAGTGGTAAAACAGAAGGAGGTGTCCGAGGAGTcgaagaaaaggaaagaagccCTCCTTGCTCAATACGCTAACATAACAGACGAGGAGGA TGAAGCTGAAGAAGAGGAGCCAGCAAGTTGCATTAACCCAGCAGGGAATGAGAAAT CTCTGTTTAAGAACACCAACGTGGAGGAGGTGCTGATGAGACAAAAGCAGAAGCGGGATCAGGCTCGGGAAGACGCTCAAAAGAAGAAAGAACTGGACAAGATGCAGCGAGAGAAGGACAAACTAGCCAAACAAGAcagaaaggagaaggaaaagaagcGTACACAGAAAGGTGAACGGAAAAGATAG
- the moto gene encoding meiosis-specific coiled-coil domain-containing protein MEIOC, with protein MAFDGHHSTNSPFPIYQRQASVNVGGGNNLALPFVSIPSDSLQEQDTTAYVPWPHNAHDDPYELTKYAQSSIKSRKPTDNNDCDGETDLQGLVSNILDEADSQESYYSEGYPNSFRILPTYNTIWSPKTLREEMLQYFQSEAKTQHNPTFPPNCLSHEAFTKAQAQSVFKDVEEFCQQPNGVATNQQWLFNFPNRDRDSYTLHSPKLPPGLPVPNKGNTYLSQMQQSKYDMSADKDRGNTQLINNFPDPNKVFGPQSDMNSPCVDSLYEDHYIQSSTKPISHEQYGPQDINQLVSSFQSFMAGEHDSFCRGDFPSMHKQTLGMHCDDSMVEQWKSTSPALSTQYTITRQTPKQPMAEFGIVQRDRNGGLRKETFKCDALQDLPGFNPQKTEFFQQPKAFSAPLNLPKQYQNKTAMHRDNINMGINQYSKHHIQQGQILNKIKPQMQKEKMMHISGFLGEGFPTRPLTNNCMRDTDKKQALSQNPYFDLQGNMQAQRFDGENNMLNADNTQQFMSLMYPVSDPRRHSSIPINSNVSSRATLHYGGGVPGMDKGDMMSGDESAVFNSCVSDLMTHRGEGTYHGIAPTITTSVLINQAGPAIQLYFFLDECYEQWRCLEKERKKIEVILTKTFFGKRTAAVANTNLPKTPPNPTRVDHLIVKLIKEQAKVSSLLDRMECLCNVPLHMSIHTALNRHYLAICITQSRRKKEIANMSKPQQQRAHFTEDRDTLLLVALKDLAATTRKLRTALWCALQMILPKPVKRQDHYVEVTHRETCSSPYEGYSFKL; from the exons ATGGCATTTGACGGGCATCACAGCACAAATTCACCTTTCCCCATATATCAGCGTCAG gcTAGTGTAAATGTAGGTGGTGGAAACAATTTGGCATTGCCCTTCGTATCCATCCCCAGTGACTCACTTCAGGAACAGGATACAACAGCCTACGTGCCCTGGCCACACAATGCTCATGATGATCCCTATGAACTTACCAAATATGCCCAGAGCAGCATTAAAAGCAG gaaGCCCACTGATAATAATGATTGTGATGGGGAGACTGATCTACAGGGTCTAGTTTCAAATATTTTGGATGAAGCAGATTCACAGGAGAGCTACTACAGTGAAGGGT ACCCAAATTCTTTCAGGATCCTACCTACATATAATACTATCTGGTCTCCAAAGACACTGAGAGAAGAAATGCTACAGTATTTTCAATCAGAGGCTAAAACCCAACATAACCCTACCTTTCCTCCAAACTGTCTGTCCCACGAGGCTTTCACTAAAGCACAGGCACAGTCAGTGTTTAAAGACGTTGAAGAGTTTTGTCAACAGCCCAATGGCGTTGCTACCAATCAACAGTGGCTTTTTAATTTCCCTAACAGAGATAGGGACAGCTACACCCTGCATTCCCCGAAACTGCCACCAGGTCTACCAGTGCccaacaaaggaaacacatatCTGTCACAGATGCAACAAAGCAAATATGACATGTCAGCTGATAAAGACAGAGGAAATACTCAGCTTATCAATAATTTCCCTGACCCCAATAAAGTCTTTGGACCTCAAAGCGACATGAACAGCCCCTGCGTTGATTCTTTGTATGAAGACCACTACATCCAGAGCAGCACAAAGCCAATTAGTCACGAGCAGTATGGGCCTCAAGACATTAATCAACTGGTCAGTAGTTTTCAGTCGTTCATGGCTGGTGAGCATGATAGCTTTTGCCGTGGAGATTTTCCAAGTATGCACAAGCAGACATTGGGCATGCACTGTGACGACAGCATGGTTGAACAATGGAAAAGCACCAGTCCTGCATTGTCAACACAATATACTATTACAAGGCAGACCCCAAAACAACCAATGGCAGAATTTGGGATAGTGCAGAGGGACAGAAATGGAGGACTGaggaaagaaacatttaaatgtgatgCCCTTCAAGATCTACCTGGTTTTAACCCACAAAAGACTGAGTTTTTCCAGCAACCAAAGGCATTCTCTGCACCTTTAAACCTCCCAAAACAGTACCAAAACAAGACAGCCATGCACAGAGACAACATTAATATGGGCATAAATCAGTATTCAAAACATCACATCCAACAGGGCCAGATACTCAACAAGATCAAGCCACagatgcagaaagaaaagatgatgCACATATCTGGTTTTCTGGGAGAAGGGTTCCCTACAAGACCATTAACCAACAATTGCATGAGAGACACAGATAAGAAACAGGCTCTTTCACAAAACCCATACTTTGACCTCCAGGGAAACATGCAGGCCCAGAGATTTGATGGAGAAAATAACATGCTCAATGCAGATAATACACAGCAGTTCATGTCTCTCATGTATCCTGTAAGTGACCCCAGAAGGCACTCAAGCATTCCCATCAACTCTAACGTTAGCTCTAGAGCCACACTGCACTATGGAGGTGGTGTACCTGGCATGGACAAGGGTGATATGATGTCAGGCGACGAGTCTGCGGTTTTTAACTCTTGTGTCAGTGACTTGATGACCCACAGAGGAGAGGGCACTTATCATGGCATTGCCCCAACCATCACAACTTCAGTGCTGATAAATCAAGCAGGACCTGCGATCCAGCTTTACTTCTTTCTGGACGAATGTTATGAGCAGTGGAGGTGTTTGGAGAAGGAGCGCAAGAAg ATAGAGGTCATTCTTACCAAGACGTTTTTTGGGAAACGAACTGCAGCAGTGGCTAACACTAACCTACCCAAAACTCCCCCAAATCCCACACGAGTCGACCATCTCATTGTTAAACTGATCAAAGAACAAGCAAAG GTGTCAAGTCTTCTGGATAGGATGGAGTGTCTTTGCAATGTTCCTCTCCATATGAGCATCCACACAGCACTGAACAGGCATTATCTGGCTATTTGCATCACCCAGTCAAGACGCAAAAAAGAGATTGCCAATATGTCTAAGCCCCAGCAGCAGAGGGCTCATTTCACAGAGGACAGAG ACACCCTGCTGCTGGTCGCACTGAAGGACCTAGCTGCTACTACGAGGAAGCTCCGCACAGCCCTGTGGTGCGCTCTCCAGATGATACTACCAAAACCTGTCAAGAGGCAGGACCACTATGTTGAGGTCACACACAGGGAGACGTGCTCGTCGCCATATGAGGGATACTCTTTTAAGTTATAA